A window of Sphingobium herbicidovorans contains these coding sequences:
- a CDS encoding cellulose synthase subunit BcsC-related outer membrane protein: protein MRKLLIATLLASAVTPTMAVAEVPGVSALIQQGRYWRSKGRNDLADQAYRRALALDPANAEARRGLDGAQARPVRPAAAATAAKPAPRATPAQAAPPASGRTAPRDTGGDARAAGFRALDRGNLGEAATLFERALGRNRNDADALGGLGIARLRQNRFTEARDLLEQASRRGTASKWAEALSASRFYADLGEAQAALSEGRVSDAQAKAEALVRSDFSDRQPALELLANVYERQGRYADAADILRQASGSGAANDQSELRLKSRAARGRALAALERGDDVTAEQEFQSGLLLDQNDPWIRYEYARFMIDRGRVSDADALVRSLSASSNPDALYAAALINNSLKRFGAAEALVDRIPDSQRTSQMRNFAMGLKADQAIQRARDIGAMGRQAEARAALNQLSGMPGMPAAKQAAIADALYDLGDTAGAAQLAQQALAGEISDVEGYEPVVRVLAKTGRDDLAAAALQRANELAGASADGQRALARINGGMAASQADRLRLAQQYAPAFDILQSAWNAAPGNREVLSALARLYQSGGMPARAAQTYQLILAQSPKDREAQLGLIETAGAAGDRALAQQAVERAIQTWPDDHEIYMAAARMEQARGNESGAVRYLKRAREVYARRMGGSNVQLTASNPFGGAAGMGGGMGGNPFRSQAFAPAPAPVNPFALDGGARLPSYQAASGYAAAPAPSGGGFGGGTMAAGGAAYGTPDGAIAPGGAMGDPVLARLESDIRTLSGESGPRAEVETGYRQRSGEPGLSELKEITGSATISTGIGSGRLSAKAEAVVLDAGAPSASGAARFGGNGIAEATAIGGQVSPRNIGIDSQHAAGVALSASYKSPLVELEAGVTPLGLGDTKATWRAAVTPRFSSDASAKLWFERQPVKDSIISYAGAKNPATDAQLVQAASAIVAAAGERDPVTGQRLLDVPGFFGPYGMGERWGQVMKTGGGASFSYDHNGSGFYGDASFHRYRGENVRNNYGIQLNAGGYMRFYRGDNSSLTGGINVNYQDFDNNQNFFTYGHGGYFSPQSFISVSFPIRYAYDSSRWEVRGNFAPGYQSYDQEAANLYPTSDAAQGLLNNLKLLNSDVRSTYDAISKTGFALSADGAIYYRVSPSMRVGGQMGINTFGNYDEFRSLIGIRQSFGGAQ from the coding sequence ATGCGAAAACTGCTAATCGCTACACTGCTGGCGTCGGCGGTGACGCCCACGATGGCGGTCGCCGAGGTGCCCGGCGTTTCCGCGCTCATTCAGCAGGGGCGCTACTGGCGGTCGAAGGGGCGTAATGACCTCGCCGATCAGGCCTATCGTCGCGCGCTGGCGCTCGATCCCGCCAATGCCGAAGCGCGGCGGGGGCTGGACGGCGCGCAGGCACGGCCCGTCAGGCCCGCAGCAGCGGCGACGGCGGCGAAACCCGCGCCGCGCGCCACACCGGCACAAGCTGCACCGCCAGCTTCCGGTCGCACCGCGCCCCGCGATACCGGCGGTGACGCGCGCGCGGCAGGCTTCAGGGCGCTGGACCGCGGCAATCTGGGCGAGGCCGCTACGCTCTTCGAGCGCGCGCTGGGACGCAACCGCAATGATGCCGATGCCCTTGGCGGGCTTGGCATCGCCCGGCTTCGCCAGAATCGTTTTACCGAAGCGCGCGACCTGCTGGAACAGGCATCACGGCGAGGCACTGCGTCCAAATGGGCGGAGGCGCTCTCTGCTTCTCGATTCTATGCCGATCTCGGCGAAGCGCAGGCGGCCCTTTCGGAAGGCCGGGTGAGCGATGCACAGGCAAAGGCCGAAGCGCTGGTGCGGTCCGACTTTTCCGACCGGCAACCTGCTTTGGAACTGCTCGCCAACGTCTATGAACGGCAGGGCCGCTATGCGGACGCGGCGGATATTCTCCGTCAGGCATCTGGCAGCGGCGCGGCGAACGATCAGTCGGAACTGCGGTTGAAAAGCCGGGCAGCGCGGGGCCGAGCGCTCGCCGCGCTCGAGCGCGGCGACGATGTGACCGCGGAACAGGAATTTCAGTCGGGCCTGCTGCTCGACCAGAATGATCCCTGGATCCGCTACGAATATGCGCGTTTCATGATTGATCGGGGGCGGGTGTCGGATGCCGATGCGCTGGTGCGCTCGCTGTCCGCTTCGTCGAATCCGGATGCGCTCTATGCAGCAGCTCTTATCAATAATTCCCTCAAGCGGTTCGGGGCAGCCGAGGCGTTGGTCGATCGCATCCCCGACAGCCAGCGCACATCGCAGATGCGCAATTTCGCCATGGGACTGAAGGCCGATCAGGCGATCCAGCGCGCGCGCGACATCGGCGCGATGGGCCGTCAGGCCGAAGCGCGGGCGGCGCTCAATCAGTTGAGCGGGATGCCCGGAATGCCCGCCGCAAAGCAGGCGGCGATCGCCGATGCGCTGTATGACCTGGGCGACACGGCCGGCGCGGCTCAGCTTGCCCAGCAGGCGCTTGCCGGCGAAATCAGCGATGTCGAAGGCTATGAGCCGGTCGTCCGCGTACTGGCCAAGACCGGGCGCGATGATCTGGCGGCGGCCGCCCTGCAACGGGCGAACGAACTCGCAGGAGCATCTGCCGATGGTCAACGTGCGCTCGCCCGCATCAATGGAGGCATGGCGGCGTCACAGGCCGACCGGCTGCGGCTGGCGCAGCAATATGCGCCTGCCTTCGATATACTCCAGTCCGCATGGAATGCTGCGCCGGGGAATCGCGAAGTGCTGTCCGCGCTTGCACGACTCTACCAATCGGGCGGGATGCCTGCGCGGGCAGCCCAGACTTATCAATTGATCCTGGCGCAGTCTCCCAAGGACCGCGAAGCTCAATTGGGGCTGATCGAAACGGCTGGAGCAGCGGGCGACAGGGCTCTCGCGCAGCAGGCGGTAGAGCGGGCGATCCAGACATGGCCCGACGATCATGAAATCTACATGGCCGCCGCCCGGATGGAGCAGGCGCGCGGCAATGAAAGCGGCGCGGTGCGCTATCTGAAGCGCGCGCGGGAAGTTTATGCGCGGCGGATGGGCGGCAGCAACGTGCAGCTAACCGCCAGCAACCCCTTTGGCGGCGCTGCTGGAATGGGCGGAGGCATGGGCGGAAATCCGTTCCGGTCGCAGGCATTCGCCCCCGCACCAGCGCCGGTCAATCCCTTCGCGCTGGACGGTGGCGCGCGCCTTCCATCCTATCAGGCAGCGTCGGGCTATGCCGCCGCTCCTGCGCCTTCAGGCGGCGGGTTCGGAGGCGGAACCATGGCTGCGGGCGGCGCCGCTTATGGCACGCCGGACGGGGCAATCGCGCCGGGTGGAGCGATGGGCGATCCAGTCCTCGCTCGCCTGGAATCCGACATCCGCACCCTGTCAGGCGAAAGCGGGCCCCGCGCCGAGGTCGAAACCGGATATCGCCAGCGGTCAGGCGAGCCGGGACTGAGCGAACTGAAGGAAATCACCGGTTCGGCCACCATATCGACAGGCATCGGCAGCGGTCGCCTGTCGGCCAAGGCTGAAGCGGTGGTGCTGGACGCCGGAGCGCCCAGCGCTTCGGGTGCCGCGCGTTTCGGCGGCAACGGCATAGCTGAAGCAACAGCAATCGGCGGGCAGGTCTCGCCGCGCAATATCGGCATCGATTCGCAGCATGCAGCCGGGGTCGCGCTTTCCGCGTCCTACAAAAGCCCGCTGGTCGAATTGGAGGCGGGTGTCACGCCGCTGGGGCTGGGAGACACGAAAGCGACGTGGCGGGCCGCCGTCACACCGCGATTCTCCTCCGACGCATCGGCAAAGCTGTGGTTCGAGCGGCAGCCAGTGAAGGACAGCATCATTTCCTATGCCGGAGCGAAAAATCCGGCGACGGATGCACAGTTGGTTCAGGCGGCCAGCGCGATCGTTGCGGCAGCAGGTGAACGCGACCCGGTTACGGGCCAGCGCCTGTTGGACGTCCCCGGCTTCTTTGGACCCTATGGCATGGGCGAGCGCTGGGGACAGGTGATGAAAACCGGAGGCGGCGCGTCGTTCAGCTACGACCATAACGGCTCCGGCTTCTACGGAGACGCCAGCTTCCATCGCTATCGCGGCGAAAATGTCCGCAACAATTACGGCATCCAGCTGAATGCGGGCGGCTATATGCGTTTCTATCGCGGTGACAATTCGTCCCTGACCGGCGGCATCAACGTCAATTATCAGGACTTTGACAACAACCAGAATTTCTTCACCTACGGCCATGGCGGCTATTTCAGCCCGCAAAGCTTCATCAGCGTCAGCTTCCCAATCCGTTACGCCTATGACAGCAGCCGGTGGGAAGTCAGAGGCAATTTCGCGCCCGGTTACCAAAGCTATGATCAGGAAGCGGCCAACCTTTATCCCACCAGCGACGCTGCGCAGGGGCTGCTTAACAATCTGAAACTCCTCAACAGTGACGTGCGTTCTACCTATGACGCCATCAGCAAAACGGGCTTCGCCCTGTCTGCGGACGGCGCCATTTACTATCGCGTAAGCCCTTCCATGCGAGTGGGTGGACAAATGGGAATCAACACGTTCGGCAATTATGAC
- the bcsA gene encoding UDP-forming cellulose synthase catalytic subunit, giving the protein MLVVLVIGVPLDLEAQWLFTGITIAGAIILGRSRTRKATLALGLLSILVSTRYMFWRTTQTLEFGTPLEFILGAGLYLAEIYAWIILLLGFLQTSWPLYRPVIELQGEPEQWPTIDVFIPTYNESLSIVRNTVFAAMDMDYPADRFRVFILDDGRRPEFRAFARQVGCGYLTRADNLHAKAGNLNAAMKKTAGELIAVFDCDHVPTRAFLQMTAGWFQKDPKLALMQTPHHFYSPDPAQRNLRTVEDLPGEGDLFYGNVQRGNDLWNAAFFCGSCAIIRREALTQTNGFAGETVTEDAHTALKLQRMGWNTAFISARLSAGLATERLVLHIGQRIRWARGMTQILRIDNPLMGSGLKWQQRLCYLNAMLHFQFPLPRIVFLTSPLAYLIFGQNIIHASASLIFAYAAPHLYCSMVSGARSQGGDRRPFWGEIYETILAFHLVPATVLTLFQPRKGKFNVTDKGSLLDRTYFDLGTVKPHLVCIGLMLFGVALGVVKRVFFPHIFNIQTDTLVLNTAWALFSLVILLAAVSVARETRQAREFIRIQSQVPVTIYVQDGHVFDATTIDLSMGGAAIRLPQDISLRDRTVTHISLPMGDEKLTLPVDTIRIEHGEAFLRFQPLDMTLSRHLVRAILGRADAWEPAAPQQPVSGLRSLWDIIVVDFTTLKRIFRLNRTERRNVKRMAAMAGVKASALVLAAGALISLTPDGAHAAPAAASAAQSATAPASGARQQRLSFRDLQVKSPIRLQGTRGEIGIPFGMRRNDVVTKAALTLNMAWSPAMIGDLSQLVVLLNGEVVQVVPLRPGDARGQVLNIPVNPALFLPGDNRLNLRLLGHYTRDCEDPFHSSLWANISNVRSWFDLTVQSLPLGPDLARLPSPFFDRSDNLPLRLPFIFAGAPGNGELEAAASIASWFGGMASYRGYSFKPLFNQLPQGNAVVFLLGNRPVGGVQMQVRGPSVAVIRNPRDSFGTLLVVMGRNTQELKLAAAAVASGRGVFGGTQMALDNVRIPAHGRYSAPRWINTDRPVRLGELTDAYSLQGLGLPPGPLSARFRIAPDLFFWPRQGGRLDLHYRYPSADWLDKRGSRLDVSMNNQYLRTLPVAGGDLWDQVFKSRGPSSQDSKASIVLPRYNLFGQNELIFDYNLILANKKKCEGTLPENVRVSISPTSTIDFSHAYHALQMPDLATFAGAGYPFTVRPDLAETAVIMQRNSSASAIEAFLALMGRFADSTGLPATRVTVMNRVEPSALEGKDILVVGASSLAGSDALFGGSPVRFSNGGLQVTERSPFQSAQNFFALGARSSPEDAQQIIYNARGFSGIAGFRSPFDSERSVVAVLADDPNALPQLVNGMADTKINAQIQGDLAVTDGEGMTSFAVGPTYWVGSLPIWMRIAYWFSQRPILMAASGLLLALLLAGPAYLYFNSQAKRRLDGADEA; this is encoded by the coding sequence ATGCTGGTCGTCCTCGTCATCGGCGTCCCGCTCGACCTGGAAGCGCAGTGGCTTTTCACCGGCATCACGATAGCGGGCGCCATCATCCTTGGCCGGTCGCGCACGCGCAAGGCAACATTGGCCCTGGGGCTGCTGTCGATACTGGTGTCGACCCGCTACATGTTCTGGCGCACGACGCAGACGCTGGAATTCGGCACGCCGCTGGAGTTCATTCTGGGTGCAGGGCTCTATCTGGCAGAGATATATGCCTGGATCATCCTGCTGCTCGGCTTTCTCCAGACCAGCTGGCCGCTCTATCGGCCCGTCATCGAGCTTCAGGGCGAGCCTGAACAATGGCCCACGATCGACGTCTTCATCCCGACCTATAATGAAAGCCTCTCCATCGTGCGCAATACCGTGTTCGCGGCGATGGACATGGACTACCCGGCCGACCGTTTCCGCGTGTTCATCCTGGACGATGGCAGGCGACCCGAATTCCGTGCATTCGCCCGGCAGGTCGGCTGCGGCTACCTGACGCGAGCGGACAATCTCCACGCCAAGGCGGGCAATCTGAACGCGGCCATGAAGAAAACCGCGGGCGAACTGATCGCGGTGTTCGATTGCGATCACGTCCCCACGCGCGCTTTCCTGCAAATGACGGCGGGTTGGTTCCAGAAGGATCCCAAGCTGGCGCTGATGCAGACGCCGCACCATTTCTATTCCCCCGATCCGGCGCAGCGTAACCTGCGCACGGTCGAGGATCTGCCGGGGGAAGGCGACCTGTTCTACGGCAATGTTCAGCGTGGCAACGACCTGTGGAACGCCGCCTTCTTTTGCGGTTCCTGCGCCATCATCCGGCGTGAAGCACTGACCCAGACCAATGGTTTTGCCGGAGAGACTGTAACGGAGGATGCGCACACCGCGCTCAAGCTCCAGCGCATGGGGTGGAACACGGCCTTTATCAGCGCGCGCCTTTCGGCAGGCCTGGCTACCGAGCGGTTGGTGCTTCACATCGGCCAGCGCATCCGCTGGGCGCGGGGAATGACGCAGATCCTGCGGATCGACAATCCGCTGATGGGGTCCGGCCTCAAATGGCAGCAGCGGCTCTGCTACCTGAACGCGATGCTGCATTTCCAGTTTCCGCTGCCGCGCATCGTGTTCCTGACCAGCCCGCTCGCCTATCTGATCTTTGGCCAGAACATCATCCACGCGTCGGCTTCGCTGATCTTTGCCTATGCCGCTCCGCACCTCTATTGTTCGATGGTCTCGGGCGCGCGCTCGCAGGGCGGGGACCGGCGGCCATTCTGGGGCGAAATCTACGAAACGATCCTCGCCTTTCATCTTGTCCCCGCAACCGTGTTGACGTTGTTCCAGCCGCGCAAGGGCAAGTTCAACGTGACCGACAAGGGCAGCTTGCTCGACCGTACCTATTTCGACCTGGGAACGGTAAAGCCGCATCTGGTCTGCATCGGGCTAATGCTGTTCGGCGTCGCGCTCGGCGTGGTGAAGCGGGTCTTCTTCCCGCACATCTTCAACATCCAGACCGATACGCTGGTCTTGAACACGGCTTGGGCCCTGTTCAGCCTGGTTATCCTGCTGGCGGCGGTGTCGGTCGCGCGTGAAACAAGGCAAGCGCGCGAATTCATCCGTATCCAAAGCCAGGTGCCCGTCACAATCTATGTCCAGGACGGGCATGTTTTCGATGCCACCACAATCGACCTATCCATGGGTGGCGCTGCCATCCGCCTGCCGCAGGACATATCTTTGCGAGACCGGACAGTCACCCACATCTCGCTGCCCATGGGCGACGAGAAGCTGACCTTGCCGGTCGATACCATCCGAATTGAACATGGGGAGGCGTTTCTGCGTTTTCAGCCGCTTGATATGACGCTGTCCCGGCATCTCGTCCGGGCCATTCTGGGACGAGCCGACGCCTGGGAGCCTGCGGCCCCGCAACAGCCGGTTTCGGGCCTGCGGTCCCTATGGGACATCATCGTCGTCGATTTCACCACGCTCAAGCGTATCTTCCGCCTCAATCGGACCGAGCGCCGCAATGTGAAGCGCATGGCGGCCATGGCCGGGGTGAAGGCGTCCGCGCTCGTCCTGGCCGCAGGCGCGCTGATCAGCCTCACGCCCGATGGCGCTCATGCGGCCCCTGCTGCGGCGTCCGCCGCCCAAAGCGCCACCGCGCCAGCGAGTGGAGCGCGCCAGCAGCGGCTCAGCTTCCGCGACCTGCAGGTCAAATCCCCGATTCGGCTGCAAGGCACGCGGGGAGAGATCGGCATCCCGTTCGGCATGCGCCGTAACGATGTGGTGACAAAGGCGGCGTTGACGCTGAACATGGCCTGGTCGCCAGCCATGATCGGGGATCTTAGCCAACTGGTCGTCCTGCTGAACGGCGAAGTCGTCCAGGTGGTGCCGCTTCGTCCCGGCGACGCGCGTGGGCAAGTCCTGAACATCCCCGTGAACCCGGCATTGTTCCTGCCGGGCGACAACCGCCTCAACCTGCGCCTTTTGGGCCATTACACGCGCGACTGCGAAGACCCGTTCCACAGCTCGCTGTGGGCGAATATCAGCAATGTGCGATCCTGGTTCGACCTGACCGTCCAGAGCCTGCCGCTTGGCCCTGACCTTGCGCGCCTGCCCAGTCCCTTTTTCGACCGCAGCGACAACCTGCCCCTGCGCTTGCCCTTCATATTCGCGGGCGCGCCGGGCAATGGCGAACTGGAAGCCGCCGCCAGCATCGCGTCCTGGTTCGGTGGCATGGCAAGCTATCGCGGCTATTCCTTCAAGCCGCTGTTCAACCAGCTGCCCCAGGGCAACGCCGTCGTCTTCCTCTTGGGCAACCGTCCCGTTGGGGGCGTGCAGATGCAGGTCCGGGGACCATCGGTCGCCGTCATCCGCAATCCGCGCGATTCCTTTGGCACCCTGCTGGTCGTCATGGGTCGGAACACGCAGGAATTGAAGCTTGCGGCGGCAGCCGTCGCCAGCGGACGCGGCGTGTTCGGCGGCACACAGATGGCGCTCGACAATGTGCGCATCCCTGCGCACGGTCGCTATTCGGCGCCGCGCTGGATCAACACCGACCGGCCAGTGCGCCTGGGCGAACTCACCGACGCCTATTCCTTGCAGGGACTGGGGCTGCCTCCCGGCCCACTCAGCGCCCGCTTCCGCATAGCGCCCGACCTGTTTTTCTGGCCTCGCCAGGGTGGCAGACTGGACCTGCACTATCGCTATCCTAGCGCCGATTGGCTGGACAAGCGGGGATCACGGCTCGACGTGTCCATGAACAATCAATATCTGCGCACCCTGCCCGTTGCGGGGGGCGACCTGTGGGATCAGGTGTTCAAGAGCCGTGGCCCCTCATCGCAGGACAGCAAGGCATCCATCGTGCTGCCGCGCTACAATCTGTTCGGCCAGAACGAGCTGATCTTCGACTATAATCTGATCCTGGCGAACAAGAAGAAGTGTGAAGGCACGCTGCCTGAAAATGTGCGGGTCAGCATCAGCCCGACGAGCACGATCGATTTCAGCCACGCCTATCATGCGTTGCAGATGCCCGATCTCGCGACTTTCGCAGGGGCCGGTTATCCCTTCACGGTCCGCCCGGACCTCGCGGAAACCGCCGTCATCATGCAGCGCAATTCGTCGGCCAGTGCGATCGAGGCGTTTCTGGCGCTGATGGGCCGCTTTGCCGACTCGACCGGCCTGCCCGCTACCCGCGTCACCGTGATGAACCGGGTCGAGCCGTCTGCGCTTGAGGGCAAGGACATATTGGTCGTGGGCGCCAGCAGCCTTGCCGGGTCCGATGCGCTGTTCGGCGGTTCGCCGGTGCGTTTCAGCAATGGCGGCCTTCAGGTTACGGAGCGTTCACCTTTCCAGAGTGCGCAGAATTTCTTCGCGCTGGGGGCTCGCTCCAGTCCGGAGGACGCGCAGCAGATCATCTATAATGCGCGCGGATTTTCCGGTATCGCCGGATTCCGTTCGCCCTTCGACAGCGAACGCAGCGTTGTTGCCGTGCTGGCTGACGATCCCAATGCGCTGCCGCAACTGGTGAACGGCATGGCCGATACCAAGATCAACGCGCAGATTCAGGGTGACCTGGCCGTCACCGATGGCGAGGGCATGACCAGCTTTGCGGTGGGGCCGACCTATTGGGTGGGATCGCTGCCGATCTGGATGCGCATCGCCTACTGGTTCAGCCAGCGCCCGATCCTGATGGCGGCCAGCGGGCTGCTGCTCGCGTTGCTGCTCGCCGGGCCTGCCTATCTCTATTTCAACTCGCAAGCCAAGCGCCGCCTGGACGGGGCTGACGAAGCATGA